TCTTCGGTGCTTCCGGGGTATTTTACCGTACGCAATGCATCGGTAACATCCTTCGGAACAATTAATTTTCTTGGTATATCTGCCATTTTAAACGGTTTATTTTACTGTTATTAATGTTAATAAGAAGCTGCAAATTTAATAATTGCATTTAGATGAACAGTTGAAAAAGAGAAATGTTTCATCTTTTCGTTATGAACATTTGATTGTTTTAGCTATTCAATTTCCGTTAACGGATCCCAAAAATTTTCCTTGAAATCCAGAATTCTGTTTTCCTGAACGTGCAGTCCTTCTGCTTCCAGTAATTCTTTCATTGCATTGGGGTTATCAAAATGATGTTTTCCGGTGAGCAGGCCATTTCTGTTAACCACCCGGTGTGCCGGAACATATTCGTGGTGGGCATGACTGGCATTCATTGCCCACCCTACCATACGCGCGGCTCCCGGCGATCCAATGCTGGCAGCAATGGCACCGTAAGATGTTACCCGTCCCGGCGGAATTTGTTTTACTACTTCGTAAACCTGGTTAAAAAAATCGGACATAGATTAAAATATCAATTTTAAAATATTAGTTGAATATTCTGGATTGAAAGTCGGATAGTATCAAATTTCCAATGCCGAACTTCCAATTCCCACCAGTTATTCGGACTTAAAGATGCTGCATGGAGACTGGAGATTTCACCCACCATCATAAATCGCGGGCAGTTCGCCCAAAGCTACGGTATTCATCGCGTTCAATTTCAATATTAGGCTCGAGGTACTCGTTCTGATGCGGAATAAAAGCGAGGTATTTACTGGTAATTCCCCGATCGAGCCATTGCTTCTCGTAATAAGTACGAATGCGCAACACATCGGTTAATCCTTCCCATTCATACAAATTATCGGTTTGAGCCAGAATTTCAAATCCATTGACTTTAACCATCTCAAGGGTGTATTTAAACTGAAACTGGCTATCGGTTTTCAGGTGAACAATGCCACCCGGCTTTAAAAAATTGCGGTACTTATTTAAAAATGTAGTTGAGGTAAGCCGCTTTCGTGCTTTTCGCATTTGCGGATCGGGAAAGGTCAACCAGATTTCGTACACTTCGTTGGGAGCAAAAAACTGGGTAATCAATTCAATATTGGTACGTAAAAAGCCCACGTTTTTCATGTTGCGCTGAAAAGCCTGTTTGGCACCTTTCCAAAGCCGGGCACCTTTTATGTCAACTCCAATGTAGTTAATGTTTGGGTTCATTGCAGCCAGCTCAACGGTATATTCGCCTTTTCCGCAGCCCAACTCTAAAATTATGGGTTTATTATTCTTAAAAAAATCAAGAGCCCACTTTCCCTTTAACTGAAAATCATCATGTCCTACCTTATGAAACGGTGCCTGAACCACATGTTCAAAGCCTTTCATCTCATCAAATTTCTTTAATTTTCCTTTTCCCACCTTTGCAATAAAGTTCTTCTGTTATTAATAAAACCAGAGGTTATTTTATTTTTTCTACTCTAAAACCCACATCGGCAATACCTTCCAATTCTTCATCACGCATTCCGTGTTGCAAGCGGATAAAATAAGTTCCTGAATGTGGAAAAAATACGTTTCGCCGGTAAACAGCCTGTCGGGTTTTTAGCCCGCCAAAACCCTGGCCCAACCACTTTCCTGTTGGGTCGGCCAAAACCAGTTCAAAGGTATCTTTCAGAGCTGTTCCTCCGGGTTGTTCAATGGTAACAAACAGCCACAGGTTGCTGTAGCGGTAATTGAGTTCGTTACGCACATTTATAAACAAGTTATGATTTTGCAGGGTATCATCTACCGGCACGTTAAAAACCACCAGCGAATCTTTTTGCCAACTGCTTTTCGGAATAGATTTGTATTGATCGAAAACGCGCCGATTATCGCACGAGGCCGTTACAAATAAAACTGTGGCAAATATTATACTTTGTAAAATACGATTCATTGTTCCAGGTAATTATCAATAACTTTTAGCACCTACAGGTGCCACTGCCATTTATTTACTATTTAAGCTGCACAAAACAAACACAAAAAATGAGAAGTTGTTTGTTTATTTACGACGTTGTTTACGATTTTGATTTTGCCGTTGCGGACGATTTTGTCCACGCTCACGCTCCTGGTTATTGTTTTTACTGCGGTCTTTTTGTTGTCCCTGCGTTTGCGACTGGTTTCTGGGCGTATTTCTGCCAGATTGCCGTCGGCTACCCCGATTTTTCGAGCGGCTCTTTTTCTTCGAGCGGTCGAAGCGATCGAGGTCTTCCTGCCCAACTACATTGTGGAATGTATCGTTTTTCTGTGCACCGGCATCGTATTTTTCAACCACCAGTTTTTCCGGCTTTTTGCCATTTCTGTTTAAACGCAACACCTCTTTCACCCTTTTTACCGGTACGGCTACCAATGTTCCGGGGCCTTCGCCGCGAGGCGCATACCAATAAATTCCACCAAAAATATCGGCTTTTAAAAACGAGTAGCTCATGTGCTCTGTTTCCAGCGGAATATGGTTTGGCGGGAAATCTTTTTGCGCATCAATATAGGCATCTACCTCAAAATTAAGGCAGCATTTCAATTTTCCGCACTGCCCGGCCAGTTTTTGCGGGTTTAGCGAAATTTCCTGATGCCGTGCCGAATTTGTAGTAACAGAAACAAAATTACTCATCCAGGTTGAACAACACAGCGAGCGGCCGCAGGGGCCAATTCCGCCTATACGTCCGGCTTCCTGGCGGGCACCAATTTGTTTCATCTCGATGCGGATACGAAAAGTTTCGGCCAGCACTTTTATCAGCTGGCGAAAATCAACCCGACCATCGGCAATGTAATAAAAGATAGCCTTGGTGCGGTCGCCCTGGTATTCCACATCGCCAATTTTCATATCCAATCCCAAATCTTTTACAATCTGTCGTGATTGAATCATGGTTTCATGTTCCAGCGAAATGGCTTCTTTCCATTTGTCGATATCAACCGGTTTGGCATGACGGTATACTTTACGGTATTCGCCATTGTTTAGGGTTACTTTATGGCGTTTCATTTGCTCAAACACCAGTTCGCCCATCAACGAAACAATTCCTATATCGTGTCCCGGATTTCCCTCTACAGCAATTAATTCGCCAACTTTAAGCTTCAGATTATTAACATTTTTGTAGTAATCTTTTCTGGTATTTTTAAAACGTACCTCAACAATATCTTCGCCTTTGTAGGCAGGCTGTACATCGCCAAGCCAGTCGGTTACCTGCAGTTTGCCGCAGTTTCCAACTTTTGTCTGACAAATTCCTCTATCTGTGGTATTTACTTCTTTCATTTTATTGATTCGTAGTATCGCAACACAAGGCTTATCTTCATTTCAAACTAATCCTGAAAATGTGCCGCTGCGACTCTTTTGCATTTAGCTGAAGCCATTTTATTTTCGGCTTTGCCAATATAAGCATTTAACCCACAAAAGTAATGATTAATAGTTATTTGATTTAAGCTGAAGCTGTTTTTAAAATGAATCTAAAAAGGAGAAATAAACTTTAGAGGGTTTGTCAATTTTATCGTTTTATCAATCGTACCATCCGTAAACCGGTATCCATAAAAATAATGCGCGGATTTCCGTTCATGGAAATGTGTTTGATAGCCAGTTCAAATTCGTCGGCAAAAGCTACTATGTTTCGCTCGTTAATAAATGGAGCAAATTTTTTACCCCAATCTTTTTCGGCACGATTCATATACACAATTTCGCTGCGGTGCATGTTCGACACAAAATACTCGCGCACCAGGCGTAGCGCTGCAGCAAAAAAGGCCTTCTGCTTATCGCGGCCAATACCGGCCATTTCATCTGCCCAGTCAATCATTTCTTTTACCTGTCGGGCATAAGCAAAACGCATCATTTCCTGGAATTTCTGGAAATAAAACTGCTCCTCTTCTCCCGGGTTTAAGTATTCTAAAGCTTTGATATAACTGCCCGAAGCCAGGTGAACGGCATCAGGAATTATCTCCGGATTGATACCTTCGATTTGCAACAGCGCATTTTGTATTGATTCATTATCAACAAAAGGAAATTTAACCAATTGTGCCCGCGATCGAATGGTTCCAATTACCCCTTCTTCGTTTTCAGTTACTAAAATAAAAAGCGTTTTGCTGGGTGGCTCCTCAATCATTTTAAGTAGCTTGTTCGAGCAGGCAATATTCATTTTTTCGGGTAACCAAATAATCATCACCTTAAACTCCGACTCAAACGATTTTAGGTTTAGTTTTCGTAAAATAGATTCGCTTTCGCGCTCATAAATTTCACCCTGTGCATTTCCGGCATCAATGTGGCTCAACCATTCGCTAAGCTCGAAATAGGGATTTTGCAGTACCTTTTCTCTCCATTTTGGTAAAAAATCGTCGCTAACCGGTTTATTAAACTGTTTGGCATTAAAAATAGGAAACACAAAATGCAAATCGGGGTGAGCGAGTTTTTTATACTTATGGCAACTGGGGCAGGTTCCGCACGAATCGGTTTCGCTACGGTTTTTACACGAAATATATTGTGCATAAGCCAAAGCCATGGCTAATTTTCCTGTACCCGAAGGCCCCGAGAATAATTGGGCGTGACTGATTCGCTGCTCCTGAACCGAACGGATCAGGCGGTTTTTAACATCTTTTTGTCCTACTACATCTTTAAAAAACATAAGCCAAAAATAGCACTTTCTGTCGTTTCAGTAGCCACACAAAGCATAAATATCCCCGATGATTACTAAGTTGCTGTTGGCACGTCTAAAACAAACCATCAACACATTACCACAACAAAGCATTCTATCATTCCCTTTATCTTACTCTTACATTAAATTACAAAGAGCATTAAAATTCCACTGTTTTTTCGTGCTATTAATTTTTATCTTTGGTTGAATTTTTCAAAAAACACTAAAAAAACAAAATATCATGCAAACAATTAGCAGCTATGATTTTAAAGGGAAAAGAGCCCTTATCCGCGTTGATTTTAACGTGCCATTAAACGAAAATTTTGAAATTACTGACGACACCCGAATGCGCGCTGCACTTCCTACCATCAAAAAAATTATTGAAGGCGGAGGTTCACCAATTATTATGTCGCACCTGGGACGCCCCAAAAGTGGCCCTGAAGCAAAATTCTCGTTAAAACCATTGGTAAATCACCTGAGTGAATTGCTTGGTGGTGCAACGGTAAAAATAGCTCCTGATTGTATTGGCGACGAGGTAAAAGCCATGGCTGAAGCGGTTAAACCGGGTGAGGTTTTAATTCTGGAGAACCTGCGTTTTTACAAAGAAGAAACTGCCGGTGATGAAGCATTTGCTGCTAAATTAGCTGAAAACGGCGACTGCTGGGTAAACGATGCTTTTGGAACTGCCCACCGTGCCCACGCTTCAACAGCTGTTATTGCCAAGTTTTTCCCAAATGATAAAATGTTTGGCTACCTGATTGAAAGCGAAGTAGAAAGTCTCGACAAAGTAGTTAAAGCCCCACAGCGTCCGCTAACAGCAATTATGGGTGGCGCAAAAGTAAGTTCAAAAATTACCATCATCGAAAACCTGTTAAACAAAGTTGACAACCTGATTTTGGGGGGTGGTATGACCTATACTTTTGTTAAAGCAAACGGAGGAAAGATAGGAGATTCAATTTGTGAAGATGACTTTATTGAAACCGCAAAAAACATTGAAAAGCTGGCCAAAGAAAAAGGTGTTAACCTGGTAATAGCCACCGATGTTGTTGCTGCCGATGATTTTAGTAACGATGCCAACACCAAAATTTGTGCAGCCAACGCCATTGAAGACGGATGGCAAGGATTGGATGCCGGTCCGGACAGTATTGTAAAAATGAAAGAGGTAATTGAAAACTCCGGTACAATTCTTTGGAATGGCCCTGTTGGTGTATTCGAAATGGAAACTTTCTCGGCCGGAACAAAAGCCATTGGCGCAGCCATTGTTGAAGCCACTAAAAAAGGAGCCTTCTCGCTTGTTGGTGGTGGAGACTCGGTAGCTGCTGTTAACCAATTCGGCATTGCGCCGGGCGTTTCCTACATTTCAACTGCAGGTGGCGCACTGCTCGAGTACCTCGAGGGTAAAACACTTCCGGGTGTTGCTGCT
Above is a genomic segment from uncultured Draconibacterium sp. containing:
- a CDS encoding phosphoglycerate kinase translates to MQTISSYDFKGKRALIRVDFNVPLNENFEITDDTRMRAALPTIKKIIEGGGSPIIMSHLGRPKSGPEAKFSLKPLVNHLSELLGGATVKIAPDCIGDEVKAMAEAVKPGEVLILENLRFYKEETAGDEAFAAKLAENGDCWVNDAFGTAHRAHASTAVIAKFFPNDKMFGYLIESEVESLDKVVKAPQRPLTAIMGGAKVSSKITIIENLLNKVDNLILGGGMTYTFVKANGGKIGDSICEDDFIETAKNIEKLAKEKGVNLVIATDVVAADDFSNDANTKICAANAIEDGWQGLDAGPDSIVKMKEVIENSGTILWNGPVGVFEMETFSAGTKAIGAAIVEATKKGAFSLVGGGDSVAAVNQFGIAPGVSYISTAGGALLEYLEGKTLPGVAAVRGE
- the ricT gene encoding regulatory iron-sulfur-containing complex subunit RicT codes for the protein MKEVNTTDRGICQTKVGNCGKLQVTDWLGDVQPAYKGEDIVEVRFKNTRKDYYKNVNNLKLKVGELIAVEGNPGHDIGIVSLMGELVFEQMKRHKVTLNNGEYRKVYRHAKPVDIDKWKEAISLEHETMIQSRQIVKDLGLDMKIGDVEYQGDRTKAIFYYIADGRVDFRQLIKVLAETFRIRIEMKQIGARQEAGRIGGIGPCGRSLCCSTWMSNFVSVTTNSARHQEISLNPQKLAGQCGKLKCCLNFEVDAYIDAQKDFPPNHIPLETEHMSYSFLKADIFGGIYWYAPRGEGPGTLVAVPVKRVKEVLRLNRNGKKPEKLVVEKYDAGAQKNDTFHNVVGQEDLDRFDRSKKKSRSKNRGSRRQSGRNTPRNQSQTQGQQKDRSKNNNQERERGQNRPQRQNQNRKQRRK
- the trmB gene encoding tRNA (guanosine(46)-N7)-methyltransferase TrmB; the encoded protein is MGKGKLKKFDEMKGFEHVVQAPFHKVGHDDFQLKGKWALDFFKNNKPIILELGCGKGEYTVELAAMNPNINYIGVDIKGARLWKGAKQAFQRNMKNVGFLRTNIELITQFFAPNEVYEIWLTFPDPQMRKARKRLTSTTFLNKYRNFLKPGGIVHLKTDSQFQFKYTLEMVKVNGFEILAQTDNLYEWEGLTDVLRIRTYYEKQWLDRGITSKYLAFIPHQNEYLEPNIEIERDEYRSFGRTARDL
- a CDS encoding MGMT family protein, which codes for MSDFFNQVYEVVKQIPPGRVTSYGAIAASIGSPGAARMVGWAMNASHAHHEYVPAHRVVNRNGLLTGKHHFDNPNAMKELLEAEGLHVQENRILDFKENFWDPLTEIE
- a CDS encoding DNA polymerase III subunit delta yields the protein MFFKDVVGQKDVKNRLIRSVQEQRISHAQLFSGPSGTGKLAMALAYAQYISCKNRSETDSCGTCPSCHKYKKLAHPDLHFVFPIFNAKQFNKPVSDDFLPKWREKVLQNPYFELSEWLSHIDAGNAQGEIYERESESILRKLNLKSFESEFKVMIIWLPEKMNIACSNKLLKMIEEPPSKTLFILVTENEEGVIGTIRSRAQLVKFPFVDNESIQNALLQIEGINPEIIPDAVHLASGSYIKALEYLNPGEEEQFYFQKFQEMMRFAYARQVKEMIDWADEMAGIGRDKQKAFFAAALRLVREYFVSNMHRSEIVYMNRAEKDWGKKFAPFINERNIVAFADEFELAIKHISMNGNPRIIFMDTGLRMVRLIKR
- a CDS encoding gliding motility lipoprotein GldH, producing MNRILQSIIFATVLFVTASCDNRRVFDQYKSIPKSSWQKDSLVVFNVPVDDTLQNHNLFINVRNELNYRYSNLWLFVTIEQPGGTALKDTFELVLADPTGKWLGQGFGGLKTRQAVYRRNVFFPHSGTYFIRLQHGMRDEELEGIADVGFRVEKIK